From Streptomyces durmitorensis, a single genomic window includes:
- a CDS encoding S8 family peptidase: MTDQVEPAGGPGASGPGPDGAGFTYRASEQELIVVARPEARLRAQAEGVRSAAGSDVSALNMFLGDEQLTLEPLFGNEERLRSADRQHIESDDGDDVPDLALFYRVRGGESRAQELRSRMAALPGIDTAYVKPGAVPAAIGSTDRAPNVGESGRRKEGAPVTPDFTGRQGYLRPAPEGVDAQWAWQRLGGSGEGVTVIDIEGAWQLGHEDLTGKLAGVVVGTPIQDVAWRNHGTAVIGVIGGDRTSVGITGIAPEAMTAAASFQPLGTAATIHAAAERLGAGDIVLIELHRPGPRFDFEPRDDQRGYVALEWWPDDYAAVRYACAKGVIVVAAAGNGAESLDDAVYERRPDGFPEWWRNPFNPSNRPSGAVLVGAGAPPPGTHGRDHGPDRSRLGFSNYGARVDAQGWGRETTTTGGSWNQPGDLQGGTEEIAWYTDTFSGTSSASPVVVGALACLQGMLKAAGQQLMTPARARAVLRSTGSPQQDAPGRPASQRIGNRPDIKAAVTNLLPSAVGSGRAERYWDELLPYPPELPPRLRLFVAGEWRNLNDPSPDIRQAVHAAFAGGHPDVRVWFSDDEVVGLVVAG, from the coding sequence ATGACCGACCAGGTAGAGCCGGCAGGTGGCCCGGGAGCCAGTGGCCCCGGACCCGACGGGGCGGGATTCACCTACCGCGCGTCCGAGCAGGAGCTGATCGTCGTCGCACGGCCCGAGGCCCGGCTGCGGGCCCAGGCCGAGGGCGTCCGCTCGGCGGCGGGCTCCGACGTGTCGGCCCTGAACATGTTCCTCGGCGATGAACAGCTCACCCTGGAGCCGCTGTTCGGCAACGAGGAGCGCCTCCGCTCGGCGGACCGGCAGCACATCGAATCGGACGACGGCGACGACGTGCCGGACCTGGCGCTCTTCTACCGTGTGCGCGGCGGCGAGAGCAGGGCGCAGGAGCTGCGTTCGCGGATGGCGGCGCTGCCGGGGATCGACACGGCGTACGTCAAGCCGGGCGCCGTACCCGCGGCGATCGGCTCGACGGACCGGGCTCCGAACGTCGGCGAGTCCGGGCGCCGCAAGGAAGGCGCGCCCGTCACCCCCGACTTCACCGGCCGCCAGGGCTATCTGCGCCCGGCGCCCGAAGGCGTCGACGCCCAGTGGGCGTGGCAGCGGCTCGGCGGCTCCGGCGAGGGCGTCACGGTGATCGACATCGAGGGCGCCTGGCAGCTGGGGCACGAGGACCTGACCGGCAAGCTCGCCGGCGTGGTCGTCGGCACCCCCATCCAGGACGTGGCCTGGCGCAACCACGGCACCGCGGTGATCGGCGTGATCGGCGGCGACCGCACCTCCGTGGGCATCACCGGCATCGCACCCGAGGCCATGACCGCGGCGGCGTCCTTCCAGCCGCTTGGTACCGCGGCCACGATCCACGCGGCGGCCGAGCGGCTCGGCGCCGGCGACATCGTGCTGATCGAACTGCACCGGCCAGGACCCCGGTTCGACTTCGAGCCGCGCGACGACCAGCGGGGCTACGTCGCCCTTGAGTGGTGGCCGGACGACTACGCGGCGGTCCGGTACGCCTGCGCCAAGGGCGTCATCGTCGTGGCCGCGGCGGGCAACGGCGCGGAGTCCCTGGACGACGCGGTGTACGAGCGCAGGCCCGACGGGTTCCCCGAGTGGTGGCGCAACCCCTTCAACCCCTCCAACCGTCCTTCGGGCGCCGTCCTGGTCGGCGCGGGCGCACCGCCGCCCGGCACGCACGGCCGCGATCACGGCCCGGACCGCTCGCGCCTGGGCTTCTCGAACTACGGCGCCCGCGTGGACGCGCAGGGCTGGGGCCGCGAGACCACCACGACCGGCGGCTCCTGGAACCAGCCGGGCGACCTTCAGGGCGGCACCGAGGAGATCGCCTGGTACACGGACACGTTCTCCGGCACCTCGTCCGCCTCGCCGGTCGTCGTCGGCGCCCTGGCGTGTCTGCAGGGCATGCTGAAGGCCGCGGGCCAGCAGCTGATGACGCCGGCCCGCGCGCGTGCGGTGCTGCGCTCGACGGGCTCGCCGCAGCAGGACGCTCCGGGGCGCCCGGCCTCGCAGCGGATCGGCAACCGCCCCGACATCAAGGCGGCGGTCACGAACCTGCTGCCCTCTGCGGTGGGCTCGGGCCGTGCCGAGCGCTACTGGGACGAGCTGCTCCCCTATCCCCCCGAACTCCCGCCACGCCTGAGGCTGTTCGTCGCCGGGGAGTGGCGCAACCTGAACGACCCGTCCCCCGACATCCGCCAGGCGGTGCACGCCGCGTTCGCGGGCGGGCACCCCGACGTACGCGTCTGGTTCTCGGACGACGAGGTCGTGGGCCTGGTCGTCGCGGGCTGA
- a CDS encoding NPCBM/NEW2 domain-containing protein: MRSPTRFRRAAVAAALLGLLAVFAGPGGGAAQAADDPATTVGDVTDFAAEGSVYRLTAGKAVARVSFVSTETFRLELAPEGDFTDPTGKDIVLPQGDPPRTKWSDKGDRYELSTSQVTLRAYKSPLRFALYRADGTQVWAESKGLSWTKDATTQSLARGAEEQYYGAGMQNGRGNTSHRGKKVEVSVDYNWDDGGHPNSVPFYLSSEGYGVFRNTYAPNTYDFAEPVTATAKEQRFDAYYFAGRGGDAAKDVIGQYTKLTGKPFLPPIYGLEIGDADCYLHNANQGERHTLDSLKVADEYLKHDMPNGWMLVNDGYGCGYEDLAETAKGLQDRDMQLGLWTEDGIDQIADQVKAGQRVAKLDVAWVGDGYKKALDGCKDAYKGIEDNSDARGFTWAPESWSGAQRCGVQWSGDQSGSWEYIRWQIPTYAGATMSGMAYTTGDVDGIFGGSAKTYARDLQWKSFLPVTMTMDGWAAEDKQPFRHGEPYTSINRKYLKLHEALLPYLYSYGHEATETGVGAVRPLALEYPDDPKAATDAAKYEFLTGEDFLVAPVYKDTTVRDDIYLPKGTWTDYWSGRTYQGPTTVDGYSAPLDTLPLFVKGGATVPMWPGGIRSYKDRTADSPLAWDIYPQGKSSFELYEDDGESRQHRDGKYATQRADVEAPRSGAGDVRVRIGASKGEFSGKQTKRPYAFTLHTGDAPSRVELSGDRLPRLASKEAYEKAERGWFYDRDDRGGVVKVKTAALRTDRSFELELDDTSAVGGAVPGASAALSAPAGQELGAGAAGKVAVDVTAGTRDATGVDVTLDVPKGWTAGTAHADRVEAGTTRRVEVAVTPPKDADPGEQPLTATARHHSAGQDRTATQRIAVAVMPPAPTADTWASDMVWLKSANGYGPAERDRSNGESGAEDGHTLTLAGKTYEKGLGTHADSAIEVYTGGKCARFTADAGIDDEINGYGEVAFSVEADGKVLWTSPKVTGASATVPVDVDVSGARHVELKVTDTNGSKSGDHGDWAAAKFSCA; this comes from the coding sequence ATGAGATCTCCCACTCGCTTCAGACGGGCGGCCGTCGCAGCCGCCCTGCTCGGACTCCTCGCGGTGTTCGCCGGTCCCGGTGGCGGCGCAGCGCAGGCCGCCGACGACCCCGCGACCACGGTCGGAGACGTCACGGACTTCGCCGCCGAAGGATCCGTCTACCGCCTCACCGCGGGCAAGGCCGTGGCCCGCGTCAGTTTCGTGTCGACGGAGACCTTCCGGCTGGAACTCGCCCCCGAGGGCGACTTCACCGACCCGACGGGCAAGGACATCGTCCTGCCGCAGGGGGACCCGCCGCGCACCAAGTGGTCCGACAAGGGCGACCGCTACGAACTGAGCACCTCCCAGGTGACCCTGCGCGCCTACAAGTCACCGCTGCGCTTCGCCCTGTACCGCGCCGACGGCACCCAGGTCTGGGCCGAGTCCAAGGGCCTGAGCTGGACCAAGGACGCCACCACGCAGAGCCTGGCCCGCGGCGCCGAGGAGCAGTACTACGGCGCCGGGATGCAGAACGGGCGCGGCAACACCTCGCACCGCGGCAAGAAGGTCGAGGTGAGCGTCGACTACAACTGGGACGACGGCGGCCACCCCAACTCCGTTCCCTTCTACCTGTCTTCGGAGGGGTACGGAGTCTTCCGGAACACCTACGCGCCCAACACCTATGACTTCGCCGAGCCGGTGACGGCGACCGCGAAGGAACAGCGCTTCGACGCCTACTACTTCGCCGGACGCGGCGGCGACGCGGCCAAGGACGTCATAGGGCAGTACACGAAGCTCACCGGAAAGCCCTTCCTGCCGCCCATCTACGGGTTGGAGATCGGCGACGCCGACTGCTACCTCCACAACGCCAACCAGGGCGAGCGCCACACCCTGGACTCCCTGAAGGTCGCCGACGAGTACCTGAAGCACGACATGCCGAACGGCTGGATGCTGGTCAACGACGGCTACGGCTGCGGCTACGAAGACCTCGCCGAGACCGCCAAGGGCCTCCAGGACCGCGACATGCAGCTCGGCCTGTGGACCGAGGACGGCATCGACCAGATCGCCGACCAGGTCAAGGCGGGCCAGCGCGTCGCCAAGCTCGACGTCGCCTGGGTCGGCGACGGCTACAAGAAGGCGCTCGACGGCTGCAAGGACGCGTACAAGGGCATCGAGGACAACAGCGACGCCCGCGGCTTCACCTGGGCCCCCGAGAGCTGGTCGGGCGCCCAGCGCTGCGGAGTGCAGTGGTCCGGCGACCAGAGCGGCAGCTGGGAGTACATCCGCTGGCAGATCCCCACGTACGCGGGCGCGACCATGTCCGGCATGGCCTACACGACCGGTGACGTGGACGGCATCTTCGGCGGCAGCGCCAAGACGTACGCGCGCGATCTGCAGTGGAAGTCGTTCCTGCCGGTCACGATGACGATGGACGGCTGGGCCGCCGAGGACAAGCAGCCCTTCCGCCACGGAGAGCCCTACACCTCCATCAACCGCAAGTACCTGAAGCTGCACGAAGCATTGCTGCCCTACCTCTACTCGTACGGGCACGAGGCGACCGAGACGGGCGTCGGCGCCGTGCGCCCGCTGGCCCTCGAATACCCCGATGACCCGAAGGCCGCCACCGACGCGGCCAAGTACGAGTTCCTGACGGGCGAGGACTTCCTCGTCGCGCCCGTCTACAAGGACACGACCGTGCGGGACGACATCTATCTGCCCAAGGGGACGTGGACCGACTACTGGAGCGGCCGCACCTATCAGGGACCGACGACCGTTGACGGTTACAGCGCGCCCCTCGACACCCTGCCGCTCTTCGTCAAGGGCGGTGCCACCGTGCCGATGTGGCCCGGCGGCATCAGGTCCTACAAGGACCGTACGGCCGACTCACCGCTCGCCTGGGACATCTACCCGCAGGGCAAGTCCTCCTTCGAGCTGTACGAGGACGACGGCGAGAGCAGGCAGCACCGCGACGGCAAGTACGCCACTCAGCGAGCCGACGTCGAAGCGCCCCGCTCCGGCGCGGGCGACGTGCGGGTGCGGATCGGCGCGAGCAAGGGGGAGTTCAGCGGCAAGCAGACCAAGCGGCCCTACGCGTTCACGCTGCACACCGGTGACGCGCCGAGCCGCGTCGAGCTGAGCGGCGACAGGCTGCCGCGGCTCGCGTCGAAGGAGGCGTACGAGAAGGCGGAGCGGGGCTGGTTCTACGACCGGGACGACCGGGGCGGTGTCGTCAAGGTGAAGACGGCGGCACTGCGCACCGACCGGTCCTTCGAGCTGGAACTCGACGACACCAGTGCGGTCGGCGGCGCCGTGCCCGGCGCGAGCGCCGCGCTGAGCGCCCCCGCGGGGCAGGAACTCGGCGCGGGAGCGGCGGGCAAGGTCGCCGTCGACGTCACGGCGGGGACGCGGGACGCCACCGGCGTCGACGTCACCCTGGACGTGCCCAAGGGCTGGACGGCGGGCACCGCCCATGCCGACCGCGTAGAGGCGGGGACCACGCGCCGCGTCGAGGTCGCCGTCACCCCGCCCAAGGACGCCGACCCCGGCGAACAGCCGCTGACGGCGACGGCGCGCCACCACTCGGCGGGCCAGGACCGCACCGCCACCCAGCGGATCGCGGTCGCCGTCATGCCGCCGGCGCCGACGGCCGACACCTGGGCGAGCGACATGGTGTGGCTGAAGTCCGCCAACGGCTACGGCCCCGCCGAACGCGACCGCAGCAACGGGGAGTCGGGCGCGGAGGACGGCCACACGCTGACCCTGGCCGGGAAGACGTACGAGAAGGGGCTCGGCACCCACGCCGACTCCGCCATCGAGGTCTACACGGGCGGGAAGTGCGCGCGATTCACCGCTGACGCGGGCATCGACGACGAGATCAACGGCTACGGAGAGGTGGCCTTCTCCGTGGAGGCCGACGGCAAGGTGCTGTGGACCTCGCCCAAGGTGACGGGCGCCTCGGCGACCGTGCCGGTGGACGTCGACGTGAGCGGGGCGCGGCACGTGGAGCTGAAGGTGACCGACACCAACGGCTCCAAGAGCGGGGACCACGGGGACTGGGCAGCGGCGAAGTTCAGCTGCGCCTAG
- a CDS encoding PAC2 family protein: protein MIELEGVPELVDPVMVAAFEGWNDAGDAASTAVAHLDKEWKGEVFAALDAEDYYDFQVNRPTVFLEGGVRKITWPTTRLSVIRVGGDKPRDLVLVRGIEPSMRWRSFCNEILGFAHELGVELVVILGALLGDTPHTRPVPVSGVTSDPDLARTMDLEETKYEGPTGIVGILQEACTHAGVPAVSLWAAVPHYVSQPPNPKATLALLNRLEDLIGLRIPLGDLAEDARAWQVGVDQLAAEDSEVAEYVQSLEEARDTAELPEATGEAIAREFERYLRRRDGGGPPQPGGHATEGGDVGPYLRDSSGERTRPPKPQPRPEPETGPGPASGSGTGSGTGPGAGPDEESSGESGPADSSED from the coding sequence GTGATCGAGCTCGAGGGGGTTCCCGAGCTGGTCGACCCGGTCATGGTGGCCGCGTTCGAGGGCTGGAACGACGCCGGCGACGCCGCCTCCACCGCGGTCGCGCATCTCGACAAGGAGTGGAAGGGCGAGGTCTTCGCGGCGCTGGACGCCGAGGACTACTACGACTTCCAGGTCAACCGCCCCACGGTCTTCCTGGAAGGCGGCGTCCGCAAGATCACCTGGCCGACGACCCGGCTCTCGGTGATCCGCGTGGGCGGCGACAAGCCCCGTGACCTCGTGCTGGTCCGCGGGATCGAACCGTCGATGCGCTGGCGGTCGTTCTGCAACGAGATCCTGGGCTTCGCCCACGAGCTCGGCGTGGAGCTGGTGGTGATCCTGGGCGCACTGCTCGGCGACACCCCGCACACCCGGCCCGTCCCGGTCAGCGGCGTCACCTCCGACCCGGACCTGGCCCGCACCATGGACCTGGAGGAGACGAAGTACGAAGGCCCGACGGGCATCGTCGGCATCCTCCAGGAGGCGTGCACGCACGCGGGCGTCCCCGCGGTGAGCCTGTGGGCGGCCGTCCCGCACTACGTCTCGCAGCCGCCGAACCCGAAGGCCACGCTGGCCCTCCTGAACCGCCTGGAAGACCTCATCGGCCTGCGGATCCCGCTGGGCGACCTGGCCGAGGACGCGCGCGCCTGGCAGGTGGGCGTGGACCAGCTCGCGGCCGAGGACAGCGAGGTCGCCGAGTACGTCCAGTCCCTCGAAGAGGCCAGGGACACCGCCGAGCTGCCCGAGGCGACCGGCGAGGCGATCGCCCGCGAGTTCGAGCGCTATCTGCGGCGGCGCGACGGCGGCGGCCCGCCGCAGCCCGGCGGCCATGCCACGGAGGGCGGCGACGTCGGCCCGTATCTGCGCGACAGCTCCGGCGAGCGCACACGGCCGCCCAAGCCGCAGCCGCGTCCGGAGCCGGAAACAGGGCCGGGACCGGCTTCGGGTTCAGGCACGGGTTCAGGCACGGGCCCGGGTGCGGGACCGGACGAGGAGAGCAGCGGCGAATCCGGACCCGCTGATTCCTCCGAGGACTGA